The sequence GCGATGAAGCAGGCTTTCCGCGCCTGTAAACAAAGTTAAACTCCTTGTTTTTTTTCAGCGTCAGTATGTTCACTTTTTATGCAGACAATACTTTTCTGCCTTTTGCGCGTCTTCTTTTCAGTACGTTTCTGCCAGCTTTTGTCTTCATTCTGCTCATAAAGCCGTGCACGCGGCTGCGTTTTCTCTTTTTAGGCTGATAGGTCATTTTCATAATCTTCATCTCTCCACTTCTGTGTAATCGTATTACTAACCGGCGGTAAACGCCGGAAGCTTGCATCATATTTTTTTCGATAAAAAGACGATTATTATTATATATTTATTAAGGTCAAGTGTCAACCAAAAAAGGCATTTATACGGCTCAATTTTCCGTCGGACGGAGCTCCGCCCCGTCAAATTCTTCCTGCGTCACCACGCCGCTTTCGATCGCCGCCCGCTTGATCTCCTTGTAATATCCACCCATCACAGTGTTATAGTAAGGTCCTACATAAAATATCCACAATATCCCCAAGGTTAAGATACATAAAAGCATCCACCCAATAAAACTCAATTGCGCCAAAAACAGTTTCGCCTTGTATCCGTGCATCATCCGCTTAGAGATTTCCACCGCGTCCGGTCCGTATACATTAGGACATTCCGCCAATATATAAGGCGTCATCGCATAAGAATAACTTTTTACAATGCCGGGAATAATGAAGAGTATGGACCATAAAAAGATCCACAATATCATCCACAGCATTCCCCCCAGCGCGTTTCCAAAATTCTGGAATCCGCTGAGTACTCTTGCAATCCCAGTCTTTTTTTCCTCATACACTGAGGCAAAAAAACCGGCGTTGCCAACCGCCAAAATAGGCTGCATCAAAAACATGATGATTCCCAGCGCAACGGATGAAATCGCCACCGCAACCGTACGCAAAAGACTTGCCTGAAAAATAAACACAGACTGGTACATAGCGGCAACGGTAAGAATCGTTCCTGCCCACATCATAAAAAACGGAATAATGGAAACAATGAGCGCGACCAAAACAGCC comes from Christensenellaceae bacterium and encodes:
- a CDS encoding membrane protein → MKKRAEIKHISQMSFSRQYARAVLVALIVSIIPFFMMWAGTILTVAAMYQSVFIFQASLLRTVAVAISSVALGIIMFLMQPILAVGNAGFFASVYEEKKTGIARVLSGFQNFGNALGGMLWMILWIFLWSILFIIPGIVKSYSYAMTPYILAECPNVYGPDAVEISKRMMHGYKAKLFLAQLSFIGWMLLCILTLGILWIFYVGPYYNTVMGGYYKEIKRAAIESGVVTQEEFDGAELRPTEN